One window from the genome of Leptospira ryugenii encodes:
- a CDS encoding bactofilin family protein, translating into MKDESVDTIINDDISFRGTLSFNQTLKIKGQFKGTISSPGRLIIDETGDVEADVEVGSLLVLGNLKGNVDAKERVELKKPGKVVGDIKSPGLEVEFGSKIIGNCIM; encoded by the coding sequence ATGAAAGATGAATCAGTAGACACCATCATCAACGACGACATCAGCTTCCGTGGTACACTCTCGTTCAACCAGACACTAAAGATCAAAGGCCAGTTCAAAGGCACCATTTCATCTCCGGGAAGGTTGATCATCGATGAAACCGGCGATGTGGAAGCCGATGTAGAAGTAGGAAGTTTACTCGTGTTAGGAAATTTGAAAGGCAATGTGGATGCCAAAGAAAGAGTAGAATTGAAGAAACCTGGCAAGGTGGTTGGTGACATCAAATCTCCAGGCCTTGAAGTGGAATTTGGTTCCAAAATCATAGGTAATTGCATTATGTAA
- the recJ gene encoding single-stranded-DNA-specific exonuclease RecJ: MHYVKRVLFGPTPTQIRSEVKSKRPILRYLVDRREALRDLSAHEFLASHISFLHSPFSLPDLLASVQLLFEAQQNGAKILLYGDRDSDGVSSSCLLGYFLRLHPDFRSTSIEILTSSDSDPYGLSKEAIQKIKKASPDLLVCLDFGSSQADEIESLTQTGVKVIVLDHHEIPARIPKGCLLVNPRRLDSMYPEKKICTSVLSFKLVIALLFYKSAEFNKVYVKKTESGEIYFQNGLMVLAKPEKSEVFPFPDLDMYDAKSFPQGEERLLFYHQCKQIPNFEELLMEEIDLAGIGTITDMMPLTGENRMIVKLAVKALQDYWNPQISKKRIGTKALLQELQLNEISPKDLGWTIGPVLNAAGRMGKTEEAVKLLLSEDSTFAKEKAKDLVKINSERKERTARNLDRMQRYFARKPERLTKPVLYCYEPDMEPGVSGIVATKMVQDFKKVAVFVTPDHGEARGSIRAYDKENVLKLLESLSDHFLHFGGHPEAAGFSIRQEKLPDFEEALYKSAETVFQEEVQADYDIFSDICVEANEINDKLYKEIIDLAPFGQGNPEVRLALRSIRPMHVNPLSGGKHIKFQVLGGGSLKYIVWNRGVEFQEAMSQLDQMDLVGYLEKNNFRGQTSLQFIVEWFGKSA; this comes from the coding sequence TTGCATTATGTAAAACGGGTTCTTTTTGGACCCACTCCCACCCAAATCCGTTCCGAAGTCAAAAGCAAACGCCCGATCTTACGCTATCTAGTGGATCGCAGAGAGGCGCTTCGGGACTTGTCTGCCCATGAATTTCTGGCTTCCCACATTTCCTTTTTACACTCCCCTTTTTCTTTGCCTGACCTGCTAGCAAGTGTTCAATTGCTGTTTGAGGCACAACAAAACGGCGCCAAGATCTTATTGTATGGAGATAGAGATTCTGATGGTGTTTCTTCTAGTTGTTTGTTAGGTTATTTCTTACGATTGCATCCCGACTTTCGTTCTACCTCTATCGAAATCCTCACCTCCTCCGATAGTGATCCGTATGGTCTCTCGAAAGAAGCAATCCAAAAGATCAAAAAGGCTTCGCCTGACCTTTTGGTGTGTTTGGACTTTGGATCATCACAAGCAGATGAAATTGAGTCTTTAACCCAAACGGGGGTTAAGGTCATTGTTTTAGACCACCATGAAATCCCTGCCCGCATCCCTAAAGGCTGTCTACTCGTAAACCCCCGGAGATTGGACTCAATGTATCCGGAAAAAAAAATCTGTACATCCGTCCTATCCTTCAAATTGGTGATAGCTCTACTCTTTTACAAAAGTGCAGAATTTAACAAAGTATATGTGAAAAAAACAGAATCAGGAGAGATTTACTTTCAAAATGGTTTGATGGTATTGGCTAAGCCAGAGAAGAGCGAAGTTTTCCCCTTCCCTGATTTGGATATGTATGATGCAAAATCTTTCCCCCAAGGTGAGGAAAGGCTACTCTTTTACCACCAATGCAAACAAATCCCAAATTTTGAAGAATTACTAATGGAGGAGATAGATCTAGCAGGCATTGGAACAATTACCGATATGATGCCACTTACTGGTGAAAATCGAATGATCGTTAAACTGGCAGTAAAGGCCCTCCAGGACTATTGGAATCCACAAATTTCCAAAAAAAGAATCGGAACAAAAGCTCTCCTGCAAGAACTGCAACTCAATGAAATTAGCCCCAAAGATCTGGGATGGACCATAGGCCCTGTTTTAAATGCCGCAGGACGTATGGGAAAGACGGAGGAGGCAGTCAAATTGCTGTTAAGTGAAGATTCGACCTTTGCCAAAGAAAAAGCAAAAGACCTTGTAAAAATCAACTCTGAGCGAAAAGAAAGAACAGCTCGGAATTTGGATCGGATGCAAAGGTATTTTGCGAGAAAGCCAGAAAGGCTAACAAAACCAGTGTTATACTGTTATGAACCGGATATGGAACCTGGAGTGTCTGGTATTGTTGCCACCAAAATGGTGCAGGACTTCAAAAAAGTTGCAGTGTTTGTGACACCTGACCATGGCGAAGCGAGAGGCTCTATCAGAGCCTATGACAAAGAAAACGTTCTCAAATTATTGGAGTCACTTTCCGATCATTTTTTACATTTTGGTGGCCACCCTGAAGCTGCGGGGTTTTCCATTCGCCAAGAGAAACTACCAGATTTCGAAGAAGCGCTTTACAAAAGTGCGGAGACTGTCTTCCAAGAGGAGGTGCAGGCAGATTATGATATCTTCTCTGATATCTGCGTAGAAGCAAACGAGATCAATGATAAACTCTACAAAGAAATTATAGACCTTGCTCCGTTTGGCCAAGGAAATCCTGAAGTGAGACTTGCCTTACGATCGATTCGCCCTATGCATGTAAATCCCTTGAGTGGTGGAAAGCATATCAAATTTCAAGTATTAGGTGGAGGGTCCTTAAAATACATTGTATGGAATCGCGGCGTAGAATTCCAAGAGGCGATGTCGCAACTAGACCAAATGGATCTCGTTGGTTATCTCGAAAAAAATAACTTTCGAGGCCAAACCAGCCTACAGTTCATAGTAGAATGGTTTGGCAAAAGTGCATAA
- a CDS encoding cupin domain-containing protein, with protein sequence MAVVIRKQESIEGAEAIRTFLQEKGLDYESFSTPEGISPLLGQKGLNDAEKEEVLSSLEYRFEDLKKKYGYKARDLVVLHDEVPGIDEVLAKFDKLHIHTDEEVRYIIDGSGIFGFIIGGEKFEVHVSKGDFLSIPANTNHWFTLDEKKRIKAVRYFKDNSGWVPVYVDESKVLVH encoded by the coding sequence ATGGCAGTCGTTATCCGCAAACAAGAGTCAATTGAAGGAGCGGAAGCAATCCGAACTTTTCTCCAGGAAAAGGGTCTTGATTATGAGTCTTTTTCGACCCCCGAGGGGATCTCTCCTCTCCTGGGGCAAAAAGGCCTAAATGATGCAGAAAAAGAAGAAGTGCTCTCAAGCTTAGAATATCGCTTTGAAGACCTAAAGAAGAAATATGGTTATAAAGCGCGAGACTTGGTTGTATTGCATGATGAGGTCCCTGGGATTGATGAGGTCTTGGCAAAATTTGATAAACTTCATATCCATACGGATGAGGAAGTCCGCTACATCATTGATGGATCTGGTATTTTTGGTTTCATCATTGGCGGTGAGAAATTTGAAGTTCATGTTTCAAAGGGAGACTTTCTTTCCATACCTGCCAATACAAACCATTGGTTTACTCTAGATGAGAAAAAAAGAATCAAGGCTGTGCGTTATTTCAAAGATAACAGTGGTTGGGTGCCGGTCTACGTGGATGAGTCAAAAGTTTTAGTTCACTAA
- a CDS encoding NADH-quinone oxidoreductase subunit N, which produces MSYIPNVNDLFSILPMLILAGMGLFLLIVQFLLPNKEDTGVLWLLTFLAILASTFSVWYLTQNPGYGNYFYSQVSISPLTRYLNFLYLFCAAVTLLIVPHSFRKNQAHFPEFYALLLFCLTGLMFFTTAYDLMVIFIGLEIFSLCFYILIGMTRNSASSLESAMKYFLLGAFSSAFMLLGIAFLYGGSGSTNVDRVLNGLFQTGFQSNFAKLGFGLFLIGIFFKSALVPFHAWTPDVYEGSLTPITGFMASAGKVCALGLLLVLFQHIPSGNGGEIWKHLVGAVAFLSMTWGNLVAIRQTNLKRILAYSSISHAGYIALGIACGANLEALYYLVTYAVMNLAAFSLLSYMESGEREITLKTISSLSQNSPYIAFALSVLFLSFAGFPPLIGFWSKFFLLQKVAESDLLFHRFLLFAAVANSALAFFYYMNITIQSYMKAEALEDLDGLEKDFPTSLVVGISVAFLLFGILVFQPMSFV; this is translated from the coding sequence ATGTCTTATATCCCAAATGTGAATGATTTATTTTCGATTTTGCCCATGCTCATTTTGGCAGGTATGGGTTTGTTCCTTCTCATCGTGCAGTTTCTACTGCCGAACAAAGAGGATACTGGAGTTTTGTGGTTACTAACATTTTTGGCTATCCTAGCTTCAACATTTTCTGTTTGGTATCTAACGCAAAACCCTGGTTATGGGAATTATTTTTATTCTCAAGTCTCTATTAGCCCACTCACTCGTTATTTGAATTTCTTATACCTCTTTTGCGCAGCTGTCACTCTGCTCATCGTACCCCATTCTTTCCGTAAGAATCAGGCGCACTTTCCCGAATTCTATGCACTCCTTCTCTTTTGTCTGACTGGTCTTATGTTTTTTACCACAGCTTACGATCTTATGGTAATTTTCATCGGCCTGGAGATCTTTTCTCTCTGTTTTTATATTCTCATTGGTATGACTCGCAATTCAGCAAGCTCCTTAGAATCTGCTATGAAGTACTTTTTGTTAGGAGCCTTCAGCTCAGCATTTATGTTGCTCGGCATTGCTTTTTTGTACGGGGGTTCTGGTTCAACAAACGTAGACCGTGTGTTAAATGGTTTATTCCAGACAGGATTTCAGAGCAATTTTGCCAAACTAGGCTTTGGTTTGTTTTTGATTGGAATTTTCTTTAAATCCGCTTTGGTTCCTTTCCATGCTTGGACACCTGATGTTTATGAAGGATCTTTAACTCCGATTACTGGTTTTATGGCTTCCGCTGGTAAGGTCTGTGCCTTGGGATTGCTTTTAGTCTTATTCCAGCATATTCCCAGTGGGAATGGTGGCGAGATTTGGAAACACTTAGTCGGTGCTGTAGCCTTCCTCTCGATGACTTGGGGAAACCTCGTTGCTATCCGCCAAACAAACCTTAAGCGAATCTTGGCTTATTCTTCTATTTCCCATGCGGGTTACATTGCCCTCGGGATCGCTTGTGGTGCCAATTTGGAGGCACTTTACTATTTGGTAACTTATGCCGTGATGAACCTCGCCGCATTCTCCTTACTCTCCTATATGGAATCAGGGGAGCGCGAAATCACACTGAAAACCATTTCTTCCCTCAGCCAAAACTCACCCTACATTGCCTTTGCGCTATCTGTCTTGTTTTTGTCTTTTGCCGGTTTTCCTCCCCTCATTGGGTTCTGGTCTAAGTTTTTCCTACTCCAAAAAGTTGCCGAGTCGGACCTTCTCTTCCATAGGTTTTTGCTTTTTGCTGCCGTTGCCAATTCTGCCCTTGCTTTCTTTTATTACATGAACATCACCATTCAGTCCTACATGAAGGCAGAGGCTCTGGAGGATCTAGATGGTTTGGAAAAGGACTTTCCCACTAGCCTGGTCGTCGGGATCTCAGTGGCCTTTTTGCTCTTCGGAATCCTTGTATTCCAGCCAATGAGCTTTGTGTAG
- a CDS encoding complex I subunit 4 family protein, producing MPSQIISIILAIPLLSSLLIVFQKRMGNVILISAISSGVTTLLSVGLLFAYDVNDSSLQFVHWIPDWIVSGKLSIDYHVGLDGLSLSLFALTAFLFFISSIASWSNIPRRIKEFHICLLVLETSVLGVFAAANLVLYYVFWEMMVLPMVLMIGIWGGEDRTTAALKYFLYSMAGSLFMLAGILTLYFKTGKTTIESLATMDLSNISPSLQILLFFSFALAFAIKIPMFPFHTWMPDVHTQAPTVGSVDLAGVLLKIGAYGFLRFCIPFFPIISLETRDLFQVLAVIGIVYGAMAALVQKDIKRIVAYSSLSHMGFVMLGVFSFTEEGVVGAMLQMISHGISTGMLFLLIGMIYERARTRDIDEFGGLIRQMPVFSTFFFLAVISSVGLPGTNGFVGEFLILIGSMKGNPWITGIATTGVVFAALYLLWFVKRFLFGPSKTIQAKPYTDLSFREIGFLVPLVVLIFWIGLYPKPLLDLLKPSALVILNSASEKAIQERVNPPKDQIGLSFNRTFPDYKSLGQSLGTYEERLGVYSSRFALPNLKSPLLKVAPDESGTHDSIESIEKDTK from the coding sequence GTGCCTTCTCAAATCATCTCTATCATACTTGCCATCCCTCTTCTAAGCTCCCTATTGATCGTTTTCCAAAAGAGAATGGGAAATGTAATCCTCATCTCTGCGATCTCCTCTGGGGTCACGACACTTCTTTCGGTAGGACTCCTATTTGCTTACGATGTGAACGATTCTAGCCTACAGTTTGTGCATTGGATTCCTGATTGGATTGTTTCTGGTAAATTGAGCATTGATTATCACGTCGGTTTAGATGGACTTTCTTTGAGTTTATTTGCCCTCACTGCCTTTTTGTTTTTTATTTCAAGCATTGCCTCTTGGTCCAATATCCCAAGGCGTATCAAAGAATTTCATATCTGTCTGCTTGTATTGGAAACTTCTGTCTTAGGGGTATTCGCGGCAGCCAATTTGGTGCTCTATTATGTTTTCTGGGAAATGATGGTGCTACCTATGGTGCTTATGATAGGGATATGGGGTGGCGAAGATAGAACGACCGCTGCATTGAAATACTTTTTGTATTCAATGGCTGGTTCCTTGTTTATGTTAGCTGGTATACTCACTCTTTACTTTAAAACCGGCAAAACTACAATTGAATCCTTGGCAACTATGGATTTATCCAATATTAGCCCCTCTCTACAAATCCTTTTGTTTTTTTCTTTTGCCCTGGCCTTTGCCATTAAAATTCCTATGTTTCCTTTCCACACCTGGATGCCGGATGTGCATACACAAGCGCCTACGGTTGGTTCGGTGGACTTAGCAGGGGTTTTACTGAAAATAGGTGCCTATGGTTTTTTGCGATTCTGCATTCCCTTTTTCCCTATCATAAGCTTGGAGACAAGAGACCTATTTCAGGTTTTAGCTGTGATTGGTATCGTTTACGGTGCTATGGCCGCATTAGTGCAAAAAGACATCAAACGTATTGTCGCCTATAGCTCACTATCCCACATGGGCTTTGTAATGTTAGGTGTATTTTCTTTCACAGAAGAAGGTGTAGTGGGAGCTATGCTGCAAATGATTTCTCATGGCATTTCAACAGGTATGCTCTTTTTACTGATTGGAATGATTTACGAGAGAGCAAGGACACGCGACATCGATGAATTTGGTGGGCTGATCCGCCAGATGCCAGTGTTTTCCACGTTTTTCTTCCTTGCAGTGATATCCTCAGTAGGATTGCCTGGGACGAATGGATTTGTTGGTGAGTTTTTAATTCTCATTGGGAGTATGAAAGGCAATCCATGGATCACTGGTATCGCAACAACTGGAGTTGTCTTTGCTGCCTTGTATCTACTATGGTTTGTGAAGCGTTTTTTATTTGGACCAAGCAAAACCATCCAAGCAAAGCCCTATACGGATCTCAGTTTCCGAGAGATAGGATTTTTAGTTCCCCTAGTGGTTCTCATTTTTTGGATAGGTCTCTATCCTAAACCTCTATTGGATCTTTTGAAACCATCTGCTCTTGTGATTTTGAATTCAGCTTCTGAGAAAGCAATTCAGGAAAGGGTGAATCCTCCTAAAGACCAGATTGGACTTTCCTTCAATCGCACATTTCCAGATTACAAGAGTTTGGGGCAAAGCCTTGGAACCTACGAAGAAAGATTAGGTGTCTACAGTTCCCGATTTGCTCTCCCCAATTTAAAATCCCCACTTTTGAAAGTTGCTCCTGATGAGAGTGGAACACATGATTCGATAGAATCCATAGAAAAGGATACCAAGTAA
- the nuoL gene encoding NADH-quinone oxidoreductase subunit L, producing MLDLIYLVVLFPLIGFLHNAFLMKRIPHRFAGAIGTLAVLIPFLITLQIFFEFKPMERTFPHIVTLFPWIHIGNFHLDIAYQVDQLSLYMALVITGIGSLIHLYSMGYMKGDSGYVRFFAYLNLFVFSMLNLVLSDNLVLTFLGWEGVGLCSYLLIGFEYEKNSAAAAGMKAFVLNRIGDLGFILGSGFLFWLTGSLKYSEIQTLVPGIAHFADYTDLIALFFFIAAMGKSAQVPLYVWLPDAMAGPTPVSALIHAATMVTAGIFLIARLSIVFMAAPHTSLLIASVGAFTALFAASIGTLQTDIKKILAYSTVSQLGFMFLAMGVGSYVAGLFHLMTHAFFKALLFLGAGSVIHILHHEQNIRKMGSLFSKAKITSITFLLGTLAIAGIPPFSGFFSKDLILEKTFQYPIYGTFLWTVGILAAFFTAFYMFRLVFVVFFGTDRTDTHGKKIHESPLTMTLPLLLLAIGASIVGFLQTPHFFLHIHTLESYFEPILFPGKVYANTVGSAVTLQALGEGDDLKLAGFAILMSLFGIGLAGFLYTDRNVEVKEEHSGFRKILFHKYYVDEIYDFLFVRPFVSISKIIAFTIDRYAIDGFFTGIARVLQGLAGILRRFQTGFVGDYALYITLGSFFILLFLLVKGV from the coding sequence ATGTTAGATTTGATTTATTTAGTAGTACTCTTCCCCCTGATTGGTTTTTTACACAATGCCTTTTTGATGAAGCGCATTCCACATCGTTTTGCGGGTGCGATAGGCACACTCGCAGTATTGATTCCATTTTTGATCACGCTTCAAATCTTTTTTGAATTTAAGCCAATGGAACGTACGTTCCCCCACATTGTCACTTTGTTCCCTTGGATCCACATTGGAAATTTTCATTTAGATATAGCCTATCAAGTAGACCAACTCTCTCTTTATATGGCTTTGGTCATTACAGGCATTGGCTCCTTGATTCACCTTTATTCTATGGGCTACATGAAAGGCGACAGCGGTTATGTTCGTTTTTTTGCTTATTTAAATCTTTTCGTCTTCTCTATGTTAAACTTAGTGCTTTCAGATAACCTAGTCCTCACCTTTCTAGGTTGGGAAGGGGTGGGTCTCTGTTCCTATTTACTGATAGGATTTGAGTACGAGAAAAATTCTGCAGCTGCTGCAGGCATGAAAGCCTTTGTCCTCAACAGGATCGGTGATCTCGGCTTCATATTGGGAAGTGGGTTTTTGTTTTGGTTGACTGGAAGCCTAAAGTATTCCGAAATCCAAACTCTTGTTCCAGGCATTGCCCACTTTGCTGATTATACAGATTTGATTGCTCTTTTCTTCTTTATAGCCGCCATGGGTAAGTCCGCGCAAGTTCCTTTGTATGTATGGTTACCGGATGCGATGGCAGGTCCCACACCTGTCTCTGCATTGATCCATGCTGCCACCATGGTGACAGCGGGTATCTTTTTGATCGCAAGGCTTTCCATTGTTTTTATGGCTGCGCCTCACACCTCGTTACTGATTGCAAGTGTTGGTGCATTTACTGCACTATTTGCGGCAAGCATAGGAACTCTCCAAACAGACATCAAAAAGATTCTCGCCTACTCAACGGTCTCACAACTTGGTTTTATGTTTTTAGCAATGGGGGTGGGGTCCTATGTAGCTGGATTGTTTCATTTGATGACCCATGCCTTTTTCAAAGCTTTACTTTTCTTAGGTGCAGGTTCTGTCATTCATATCCTACACCATGAACAAAATATACGGAAGATGGGCTCTTTGTTTTCCAAAGCCAAGATCACATCCATCACCTTTTTGTTGGGAACTTTGGCGATTGCTGGGATTCCTCCTTTTTCTGGATTTTTCTCAAAAGATTTAATTTTAGAAAAGACGTTTCAATACCCTATTTACGGAACATTTCTTTGGACTGTTGGGATATTGGCAGCTTTCTTTACTGCTTTTTATATGTTTCGTTTGGTGTTTGTTGTCTTCTTTGGAACAGATCGTACGGATACACATGGCAAAAAAATCCATGAATCTCCTTTGACTATGACCCTTCCACTCTTGCTCCTTGCCATAGGTGCAAGCATTGTTGGATTTCTTCAGACCCCACATTTCTTTTTACATATCCATACATTAGAATCGTATTTCGAGCCCATCCTATTCCCGGGTAAAGTATATGCAAATACAGTTGGTTCTGCAGTTACCTTGCAGGCCTTAGGGGAAGGCGATGATTTGAAACTAGCAGGCTTTGCTATTTTGATGAGTTTGTTCGGCATTGGCCTAGCAGGTTTTTTGTATACTGACAGAAATGTAGAAGTGAAAGAAGAACATTCCGGTTTCAGGAAAATCCTATTTCACAAATACTATGTGGATGAAATATATGATTTTTTATTTGTTCGTCCCTTCGTTAGTATCTCGAAGATCATCGCATTTACGATCGACCGTTATGCAATAGATGGATTTTTTACTGGAATAGCGCGCGTATTGCAAGGCTTAGCGGGTATTTTGCGTCGTTTCCAAACAGGATTTGTTGGGGACTATGCTCTCTATATCACACTGGGATCGTTTTTCATTCTTCTATTTTTGTTGGTAAAGGGAGTCTAA
- the nuoK gene encoding NADH-quinone oxidoreductase subunit NuoK: MNALISGIPSVYFLALAGILFSIGLVGVLIRRNAVIIFMSVELILNAVNLVFVTFSKTLLNVSGEVIVFFVMAIAACEAAIGLALVIAIFRQNKSSNVDELQSLKW; this comes from the coding sequence ATGAACGCTCTTATTTCAGGTATCCCTAGCGTTTATTTTTTAGCACTCGCGGGCATTCTGTTCTCTATCGGTTTAGTGGGAGTTCTCATACGTAGAAATGCCGTGATTATATTCATGTCAGTCGAATTGATTTTGAACGCCGTCAATCTTGTGTTTGTTACCTTCTCCAAAACTTTGTTAAATGTATCGGGGGAAGTCATTGTCTTCTTTGTGATGGCCATTGCTGCTTGTGAAGCGGCGATTGGTCTTGCTTTGGTCATCGCAATCTTTCGTCAGAACAAGTCTTCAAATGTGGATGAGTTGCAGTCATTAAAGTGGTGA
- a CDS encoding NADH-quinone oxidoreductase subunit J family protein, with the protein MAKDFFMIAPDHPSFYLFLLFGTVAVITALNVIFQKNPVVSAVSLVFTFFSLAGIYAIMGAFFIATMQVLVYAGAIMVLVVFVIMLLSQRAETLSKFWDNPLKVLALSVFGMLFFFTLFSALQWGVPKQNPETKGYTVSELQTQYQYPINGGTSVTAEGNVAAVGAATYLDYVLPFELLSILLLVAVVGAVILAKRRLTTESTKDSTL; encoded by the coding sequence TTGGCAAAGGATTTTTTCATGATTGCTCCTGACCATCCTAGTTTTTATCTTTTTCTTTTGTTTGGGACAGTTGCTGTCATCACGGCTTTAAATGTCATCTTCCAAAAAAACCCTGTCGTTTCGGCAGTCTCTTTGGTATTTACCTTCTTTTCTCTGGCAGGCATCTATGCCATCATGGGAGCCTTCTTCATTGCAACCATGCAAGTCTTGGTCTATGCTGGTGCCATTATGGTATTAGTGGTCTTTGTGATTATGCTCCTGTCCCAAAGGGCAGAGACTCTTTCCAAATTTTGGGACAATCCTTTGAAAGTCTTAGCACTATCTGTATTTGGTATGCTATTCTTCTTCACACTCTTTTCTGCTCTCCAGTGGGGTGTTCCAAAACAAAATCCTGAAACCAAGGGATACACTGTATCCGAACTCCAAACACAATACCAATACCCAATCAATGGTGGCACAAGTGTCACTGCCGAAGGAAATGTGGCAGCAGTTGGCGCGGCAACGTATTTAGATTATGTGTTACCATTTGAACTTTTATCTATTTTACTTTTGGTGGCCGTGGTTGGAGCGGTGATTCTTGCCAAACGACGGCTTACTACGGAATCTACAAAGGATAGTACACTATGA
- the nuoH gene encoding NADH-quinone oxidoreductase subunit NuoH, which produces MDWGLVLAWAIKILSLFFVIITGVAYYTLAERKFAGFIQDRPGPNRAGPFGIFQPLADGIKFIAKEEVFPKNVSKVMYLIAPTISMTCAILAWAVIPFGGTIPAPAWLMAWTGVQTIDLQIANPDSGVLYMLAISSLAVYGIMIAGWSSNNKYSLLGGVRSTAQMISYELPMGLSIVVIVIMTGSLRLTEINDAQKDLWNILTPPGFIAFFIYVTAMFAETNRLPFDLAEAESELVVGFHTEYGAFKFAMFFLAEYMNMITMSCLTTLLYFGGYNVPFGLGDGSEWSAFIGLGVFILKVLFFAFLFIWVRWTLPRFRYDQLMRLGWKKMIPWGLFTVALASVYTVYWKEAWQRIFS; this is translated from the coding sequence ATGGATTGGGGACTAGTACTTGCTTGGGCAATCAAGATTCTATCTTTGTTCTTTGTCATTATAACGGGTGTAGCCTATTACACTCTCGCAGAACGTAAGTTTGCTGGTTTTATCCAGGACAGACCAGGTCCCAACCGAGCAGGTCCTTTTGGAATTTTCCAGCCTCTTGCGGACGGAATTAAGTTCATCGCAAAAGAAGAGGTCTTTCCCAAAAACGTTTCTAAGGTGATGTATTTGATTGCACCGACCATTTCCATGACTTGTGCCATCTTAGCTTGGGCTGTGATCCCTTTTGGTGGTACGATCCCAGCTCCTGCCTGGCTCATGGCTTGGACAGGTGTGCAAACCATAGATTTGCAAATTGCGAATCCAGACTCCGGTGTCTTGTATATGCTTGCCATTTCCTCTCTTGCGGTATACGGGATTATGATCGCTGGTTGGTCTAGCAATAACAAATACAGTCTATTGGGAGGGGTTCGCTCCACGGCACAGATGATCAGTTACGAACTTCCCATGGGACTTTCTATTGTTGTGATCGTCATCATGACGGGTTCTCTTCGTTTGACAGAAATCAATGATGCCCAAAAGGATCTTTGGAATATCCTCACCCCCCCTGGATTCATTGCCTTTTTTATCTATGTGACGGCTATGTTTGCCGAAACCAATCGCCTGCCATTTGACTTGGCCGAGGCAGAGTCAGAGCTTGTTGTTGGATTCCACACCGAATACGGAGCTTTTAAATTTGCCATGTTCTTTTTGGCAGAGTATATGAACATGATCACCATGTCTTGCCTTACCACTCTCCTTTACTTTGGCGGATACAATGTACCTTTTGGCCTAGGCGATGGTTCAGAATGGTCGGCCTTTATCGGCTTAGGTGTTTTTATCTTGAAAGTTCTCTTTTTTGCCTTTTTATTTATCTGGGTTCGATGGACCTTACCAAGATTTCGGTATGACCAATTGATGAGGCTTGGTTGGAAAAAAATGATCCCTTGGGGTCTGTTCACTGTTGCCTTAGCGTCGGTATATACCGTATACTGGAAAGAAGCTTGGCAAAGGATTTTTTCATGA